A segment of the Schistocerca gregaria isolate iqSchGreg1 unplaced genomic scaffold, iqSchGreg1.2 ptg000665l, whole genome shotgun sequence genome:
ATATGGTTAAAAATGTAGATATAACAAATATGGTTAAAAGATCAATCGTTATAATATAATTGACAGATTGTATggtaaatgttaataattttattcTAAGAGACATCAAGAAGTGAGGGAAGTTGTTTAATGCTAAAACATGAAGCTGATCAACAATTTGTTGATATTAGCAGTTATATTGGTTGATATTTCAACAATGTTTTCGATCAGGTCGGATGATCATTCGAAGGCATTTGTGGTCGAGTTGAACGGGTTGATCAGTTTGGATAAAAAGATACCCTTAGACAACTACTGTGAAGACGACGAAAGAAGAATAGCTTGTGATACTAGTGGTCAGATCCGTAGTATTATGTTACGTAATACTAGGCTATCtggttttcctgtaggcattacgaTAATTAAAGATATACTAGAGAGTTTAACAATTACACACGCGAATCTAAAAGgtgttattccaaatgaaatatacgaACTGACGAAATTGCAAGATCTGAAATTAGAAGGGAACAATTTTAGTGGTAGTTTGAGTGATAAAATTGAGAATCTGAAtaaaacacacgcgagacagataagtgGATCAAGTCTATCTGGTTCGATACCTAATGGTCTATTTTCATTGACTAAACTGCGGTCTTTGAATTTGAAAGGGAACAATTTTAGTGGTAGTTTGAGTAATAAGATTGGGAATCTGAATAAATTATATTATCTTGATTTAAGTGGATCAAGTCTATCTGGTTCGATACCTAATAGTCTATATTCATTGAATCAATTGCAATATTTGAATCTACAAGGGAACAATTTTAGTGGTAGTTTGAATGATAAGATTGGGAATCTGAATAAACTGTATTATCTTGATTTAAGTGGATCAAGTCTATCTGGTTCGATACCTGATGGTCTGTATTCATTGACTAAATTAAAACATCTGATATTAGAAGGAAACAATTTTAGTGGTAATTTGAATGATAAGATTGGGAATCTGAATAGATTACATTATCTTGATTTAAGTGGATCAAGTCTATCTGGTTCGATACCTGATGGTCTGTATTCACTGACTGAATTGCGATATCTGATATTAAGAGGAAACAATTTTAATGGTAGCTTGAGTGTTAAGGTTGAGAATCTGAATAGATTACATTATCTTGATTTAAGTGGATCAAGTCTATCTGGTTCGGTACCTGATGGTCTGTATTTACTGACTCAATTGCGATATCTGATATTAAGAGGAAACAATTTTAAGGGTAGTTTGAGTGATAAGATTGGGAATCTGAATAAACTATTAGGTCTTGATTTAAGTGGATCAAGTCTATCTGGTTCGATACCTGATGGTTTATATTCATTGAACAAGTTGCAATATCTGATATTAGAATGGAACAATTTTAGTGGTAGTTTGAATGGTAAGATTGGGAATCTGAAGAAATTATATTATCTTGATTTAAGTGGATCAAGTCTATCTGGTTCGATACCTGATGGTCTGTATTCATTGAGTGAGCTGCAATATCTGATATTAAAAGGGAACAATTTTAGTGGTAGTTTGAATGATAAGATTAGGAATCTGAATAAACTATTAGGTCTTGATTTAAGTGGATCAAGTCTATCTGGTTCGATACCTGATGGTCTGTATTCATTGACTAAATTAAAACATCTGATATTAAGAGGAAACAATTTTAGTGGTAATTTGAATGATAAGATTAGGAATCTGAATAGCTTGTATTATCTTGATTTAAGTGGATCAAGTCTATCTGGTTCGATACCTGATGGTTTATATTCGTTGACTGAATTGCAATACCTGAGGTTAGGAAGGAATAACTTTAATGGTAGTCTAAATGGTAAGATTAAGAACCTGAATAAATTATCGGATCTTGATTTAAGTGGATCAAGTCTATCTGGTTCGATACCTGATGGTCTGTATTCACTGACTGAATTGCGATATCTGATATTAAGAGGAAACAATTTTAATGGTGGTTTGAGCGATGAAATTAAGAATCTGAATAAATTATCGTATCTTGATTTAAGTGGATCAAGTCTATCTGGTTCGATACCTAATGGTCTATATTCGTTGACCGAATTGCAATATCTGATATTAGGAAGGAATGATTTTAATGGTGGTTTGAGCGATGAAATTAAGAATCTGAATAAATTATCGTATCTTGATTTAAGTGGATCAAGTCTATCTGGTTCGATACCTAATGGCATATATTCACTGACTGAATTGCAATATCTGATATTAGAATGGAataattttagtggtagtctaaaTGATAAGATTGGAAACCTGAAGAAATTGTATTATCTTGATTTAACTGGATCAAGTCTATCTGGTTCGATACCTGACGGTCTGTATTCATTGAATGAGCTGCAATATCTGAGGTTAGGAAAGAATAACTTTAGTGGTAGTCTAGATGATAAAATTAGGTATTTGAATAAATTATATTATCTCGACTTAAGTGGGTCAAATCTATCTGGTTCTATACCTGATGGTCTGTATTCATTGACCAAATTGCGACATCTGAATTTTATGAGCAACAGTATGAATGGTAATTTGTCGTCTAAGATTGGTGGTCTGACTAAGTTATATAGTTTAATTCTGAGTTTTAATGAATTGAGCGGGGCTATACCAAATGAAATTAGTAAGTTAATTAACCTCAGGGTTTTAGAAATGAGAGAGAACCAGTTCGAAGGCGATATTCCTGACCTGAGTCGTCTGACAAATTTGGTGGATATGAATATTagctcaataaaacacagtctgaaTGCGAAGTGTGATGATGCAATGTTACCTCCATCTATTATTAAGAAGAATTGTTTGATTAGACCTGTGAGCAGATTGTGCGATAGCATTACACGCTGTCAATACAACACTGAGCCTTTCTGAATCATTAGTTGGTTCAATGTTCATGAATATGAACATTagctcaataaaacacagtctgaaTGCGAAGTGTGATGATGCAATGTTACCTCCATCTATTATTAAGAAGAATTGTTTGATTAGACCTGTGAGCAGATTGTGCGATAGCATTACACGCTGTCAATACAACACTGAGCTTTTCTGAATCGTTAGTTGGTTCAATGTTCCACATGTCAGGATTGAAGATGATTGTTGATGTATAGAAATGATGTTAAATTAGAATTTGGAATTATGATATGTGTGTATGTAAGGTACAGATAAACTATGTAGGGTTAGGAGTTATAATGGTTGAATGATAATTTAGAACTAAAAGATATTTTAGTATAAATGTTATTTTAGCTGTTATACAGCTTAATAATATATATAAGAAGGTAGATAAAGGTGAGAAAGAGAATCTATGTGAAAGAACAAGCGTGGAATAGAGCTgaaatataatagtttaaaagattgtgtacacacgcgagacagatgtatAATGGAAAGTTATTGATATAAGTGCCTAGagtaagtaaaattaattttagagTGAATGTTTTGAGATATGCTTATTTAGTATATATGGTGTATTGACATGTTTTTTAAATATACTGAGCCGATGTTACCAGTTGTAGAGTGAGGTAGTGTTTGATAGAATTTTAGTTAGTATTAGTGATGTTGCGTAAACTTGGTTGTTTATTATTTGGTTAAAAGAAGTTGATTGGTTGTATGATATTGTTTAATATAGTAGGAAATTTGTTGAGGGTTGAGTGAAAAAGAATTATTATTTGTAGGTTAGAATGTGAAACATATGAGCATGAGGTGAATGTTGATTGAAACAAGCAAGATATAATTTAGTGAGATGAAATAAAGAGAGCTAGATATAAAAGTGTATAGATATAATATATTGATATTATGAAtgttattactatttatttattatacGGATTTAATATGATTATAAAAAAATTGATTAAGGTGAGTGTGAATAAAATATGGAGGTGAACAGGGTTAGATAATAATTTAAGGTAGATAAGTATAGGTGAGAGATAGCGTATGCACAGGGTGGGTGAGAGCGATGGAGGCCCTTGTGACAGATATTTTGGGGTGATGTTTAGGCCATTGCAATTGCAGGTAGAATcaatgttcttgcgagaactgattTAATAATTTTAGAGAAAGTTAAATACTGAAAGGGTATGTAAACGGTAAAAGATTTGAATGAAAAAATGCAATGTTAAATAATTAGACTAAGGTTACAAGATGATATCAAGTTGAAAGTACAGCAAGTTGATATCGATGGTAAGAAGATTGACGAGCAACAAAAACAACTCAATGAGCAAAGAGATGAAGTTatgatttaaaaagggaaaatagatggagaagaacaaattaACGAATCAAAACAGCTTGCAACAGAATAAACATTGGAAACGTTGAATGCAGAATAGAAAGAAATTGATAAAGTACATGACAATGTTGAGATAGAAAAGAAGGATATGGAATTAAAAAAAAGACCCTGTTAAATCGAAAAGATGGTATAGATATATTAATAGAAAAATATGACATGAGTTATATGTAAAGTTGAAGGGGATAGATCTGAAACTTTTAGAGTTGGCTAAGAATATGTACAATTATAGTAGTGAAATGATATCTAGGGGCGTTACAATTGAATATTTATCAATACACTGGGAGAAATAAAAGTATTTTAGGGAACTTGATTGATAGATAGACGGATGATGAAATGTTGAATTTTAAGGAGTTCAAAAAACTAACGAGTATTAtggataatttaaaaaaatagcagAATTAGATCTAGTTGCAATGTTTAATGCAAATAGGTGTATCGTTATGAAACATGATCCATCAGGTCTAACTATTAAAGGTATACTAACAGTTCTCATAATTGTTAAGCAAAAAACCATTGGTTTATAGAGCACTAGTTGTAAAAGGGATTGAGAAACCTTATTATATATTAACTGCTA
Coding sequences within it:
- the LOC126318371 gene encoding uncharacterized protein LOC126318371; its protein translation is MKLINNLLILAVILVDISTMFSIRSDDHSKAFVVELNGLISLDKKIPLDNYCEDDERRIACDTSGQIRSIMLRNTRLSGFPVGITIIKDILESLTITHANLKGVIPNEIYELTKLQDLKLEGNNFSGSLSDKIENLNKTHARQISGSSLSGSIPNGLFSLTKLRSLNLKGNNFSGSLSNKIGNLNKLYYLDLSGSSLSGSIPNSLYSLNQLQYLNLQGNNFSGSLNDKIGNLNKLYYLDLSGSSLSGSIPDGLYSLTKLKHLILEGNNFSGNLNDKIGNLNRLHYLDLSGSSLSGSIPDGLYSLTELRYLILRGNNFNGSLSVKVENLNRLHYLDLSGSSLSGSVPDGLYLLTQLRYLILRGNNFKGSLSDKIGNLNKLLGLDLSGSSLSGSIPDGLYSLNKLQYLILEWNNFSGSLNGKIGNLKKLYYLDLSGSSLSGSIPDGLYSLSELQYLILKGNNFSGSLNDKIRNLNKLLGLDLSGSSLSGSIPDGLYSLTKLKHLILRGNNFSGNLNDKIRNLNSLYYLDLSGSSLSGSIPDGLYSLTELQYLRLGRNNFNGSLNGKIKNLNKLSDLDLSGSSLSGSIPDGLYSLTELRYLILRGNNFNGGLSDEIKNLNKLSYLDLSGSSLSGSIPNGLYSLTELQYLILGRNDFNGGLSDEIKNLNKLSYLDLSGSSLSGSIPNGIYSLTELQYLILEWNNFSGSLNDKIGNLKKLYYLDLTGSSLSGSIPDGLYSLNELQYLRLGKNNFSGSLDDKIRYLNKLYYLDLSGSNLSGSIPDGLYSLTKLRHLNFMSNSMNGNLSSKIGGLTKLYSLILSFNELSGAIPNEISKLINLRVLEMRENQFEGDIPDLSRLTNLVDMNISSIKHSLNAKCDDAMLPPSIIKKNCLIRPVSRLCDSITRCQYNTEPF